The following is a genomic window from Planctomycetia bacterium.
GCGAATCCTGGAACCTGGCGCCGGTTCGCGAGCGGCTGCGGCTCGCGGCGGCCCGCGCCGACACGGAGCCGGACCGGGCCCGCGTCCAGGCGATCGATACCCGGCTGACGCGGTTCGAGGCGATCCAGGGGAAGCAGCGGGCGGTCGTGGCAACGCCGACGACCGACACCTCGCCGCTGCGCCTGGGCAGCATGTGGTCGAGCCTCGGGGCGCTCGGCAGCCGGCCGATCCGGCCGGGTGTCCTGCCCGGCGGCGTTCCGGCCGACGGGCGACCGACCTGGACGCCTCCGGAGCAGATGGAGACGACGGGCCGGCTGGCCACCGTCGTCTCGCGGCGGCCAGACGCGCCGCGCTGGGCGCTGGTGGACGAGCAGAACAACGTCCTCGTGTTCGTCACGCCGCAGGCCGGCGTGAACATGGCGCCGCTGGTAGGTCAGCAGGTCACCGTCCGGGGTGCCCGCGGCTACATGCCCGAGTACAAGCGGCCGTACATGGTCGCCTCCGATGCCCGGATGCGGCTCGCGGCGACGCCGCCACCGGGCCGCGACGACGCCACCCGTTGACCGGGATATGCCGCGGCTTGAAATGCCCGTGGCGGGTGCCCGGTGTTCCTGATCCGGGAAGCGGACGGCGTCCGGCCGGAATCGCCTTTAGCGCCGCATCGTCGCGTCGAGCTGCTCGACCGTGAGCCAGCGGCCTGCCAGCTCGTCGCGGATGTCCTCCGCGTTCTCGGTCGGCGCGATGGGCAGCGGGAGGCCGGCGGCGAGGGCCGCGAAGGCCCGCCGGTCCTGCGGCGGCGTCCGCTGCATCCGCTCGCCGAGCCGGGCCATGGCGACGGGGTTCCGCGCGGCCGCCGCGGTGAGCTGCGAGACGAACAGGCAAATCTCGCGCATGTTGGCGGCGGCGGAACGCATGATCAACGGCTGCAGGGTGCGGGTGACGATCTCCAGCCCGAGGCCGTCGACGTCGAGGTAGGCGTCGATCTTCACCCCCTGCCGCTCGCGGCCCTCGCGGTCGGGACCGATGGCGTCGTAACGGACGACCACCAGGCACGAGCCGGAGAGGTCGCGCGGCGACAGGGCGCCGGTGTAGCCTCCGTGGGCGAGGAAGATGCACATGCCGCCGGTGGCGGTCCGCTCCCGGTGGAGCAGGTGCACCGTGCCGGTCGTGCCATAGCCGTCCGCGAGCCGCCACTGCCCGGGGGCGACCGGGTCGAGCGACAGCCGGGAGATGCCCAGCGCCCGCCACAGATCGACCATCGCATCGGGCCGCGCGAGCGCGAAGTCGAGGAACGCGGCGTCGCAGGAAACGCTTCCCGGGGGCAGGCTGCGGTGGATGGTGGCGGACCGGGCCGCCCGCTCCACGGTGTCGCGGACGGCGGCCGACATGCCGGCGAGAGGAATCCGTTCCTCGGGCCGGCGGCCGTCGCCTGCCGGTCTTTGCTCGTGCGGGCCGATCCCCGGAACGGCCAGCGGCCTCGGCCGCGGCTCCTCGCCTCCGAGCGACACACCGCCGGCCAGCAGGACGCCGGCCAGAATCGCCACGCTCCGCGCGACCATGATCACCCCCCCCGACAGCGCACCCCTGGCGCCGGAACACCGTCGCCAGCGAAGTTTTCGGCCTGCGGTGCTGCGTCAGGCCAGTCAAATTCTTCGGGCGGTTATCCGGCCGGTGCGGCGGCTCCTTGCCCAGGTTTCCGGGATCGCCGCGCCGGCCAAAATCGGCTCTTGGCCCGGTGCCGCAGGTTCCCTACCATCCCGCCCCCATTCGTTCCGACGCGCGCTGCGATGCTCCACCTTCACGATCCCAGCACCGATCCCGACCTCGCCAACGAGGACCGTGGTCCGCCGCGCGGCGTGCTCGCCCGCGGCTTCGTCGCCTGGACGCGGGTCTGCCTGCGTTCCCCGCTGCTCGTCCTCGCCCTGGCACTGCTCAGTGCCGTCGCCTGCGCCGTCTGGACGGGCCGCAACCTCGGCTACAAGGTGAGCCGCGTCGACCTGCTCGACCCGCGAAGCGACTACAACAAACTCTGGATCGAGTACGTCCGCGAGTTCGGCGAGGAGGACGACGCCGTCATCGTCGTCGAGGGGGAGTCGCGAGACCGGGTGATCGCGGTGCTCGAGGAGTTGTCCCGCGAGGTCGCCCGGGAGCCGGACCTCTTCCACGCGGTGCTGCACGAGGTCGATCTGTCGCGGATCCGCTCCAAGGGCCTCCACTACCTGTCCGCGAACGACCTCGCCGACATCGACCGGTTCATCGACCGCGCCGCGCCGATCCTCCACGGGGGCTGGGCCCAGCTCAAGGTCGGATCGATGGTGGCGGGCCTGGCCGGGCAGATGGTCGCCGGCGTTCCGCCAACGCCGGGAACAGCCGGCAGCCCGGCGGTCGCGGCGGCGGGGACGAGCGCGGCGGCCGGCCAACGGGACGAGAGCCCGGCCGGCGGGCTGGAACGGTTCAGCGAGGCGCTGCTGGCGAGCATCGAGGCGGCGACGCGGCCGGGCCAGCCGGCGGAGTACGTCTCACCATGGCCGGCGATGCCGGCCTCGCTCGCGACCCTGCGCGACCTGTCGAGCGAGCACCTCCTCGCCAAGGAAGGCCGGCTGGGCTTCGTGCTCCTGCGGCTCGAGAAGGAGGCCTCGGGCTTCGCCGGCGCCTCGGCGGCGACCGACGAGCTGCGCCGGATCATCGCCGGCGTCCGCGGCCGCCATCCCGACGCCACGATCGGGCTCACCGGGCTGCCGGTGATGGAAGACGACGAGATGCGCAGCAGCCAGCAGTCGATGATCTGGGCCAGCGGTCTGTCGCTGGCCGCCGTCGTGCTCGTCATCGTGGCCGGCTTCGGCGGCTTCCGCCACGCCCTGATGGCCAACCTCGTGCTCCTCATCGGCATGGCCTGGGCCTTCGGCTGGGCGACCTTCAGCGTCGGGCACCTCAACATCCTCAGCGTCACGTTCACCGTGACGATGATCGGCGTCGGCATCGACTACGGCACCTACTACGTCGGCCGTTACCTGGAGCTGCGCCGCACCGGCCGCGACTGTGCGGAGGCGCTCCTGGAGACGAGCGGCTCGGTGGGGCCGGGAATCCTCACCGGCGCCGTGACGACGGCGGTGGCCTTCTTCTGCGCGGCGTTCACGAGCTTCGTGGGCGTCGCCGAGCTGGGGATGATCGCCGGCGGCGGCATCCTCCTCTGCGCCGCGGCCGAGCTGCTCGTGCTGCCGGCGCTCC
Proteins encoded in this region:
- the hpnN gene encoding transporter yields the protein MLHLHDPSTDPDLANEDRGPPRGVLARGFVAWTRVCLRSPLLVLALALLSAVACAVWTGRNLGYKVSRVDLLDPRSDYNKLWIEYVREFGEEDDAVIVVEGESRDRVIAVLEELSREVAREPDLFHAVLHEVDLSRIRSKGLHYLSANDLADIDRFIDRAAPILHGGWAQLKVGSMVAGLAGQMVAGVPPTPGTAGSPAVAAAGTSAAAGQRDESPAGGLERFSEALLASIEAATRPGQPAEYVSPWPAMPASLATLRDLSSEHLLAKEGRLGFVLLRLEKEASGFAGASAATDELRRIIAGVRGRHPDATIGLTGLPVMEDDEMRSSQQSMIWASGLSLAAVVLVIVAGFGGFRHALMANLVLLIGMAWAFGWATFSVGHLNILSVTFTVTMIGVGIDYGTYYVGRYLELRRTGRDCAEALLETSGSVGPGILTGAVTTAVAFFCAAFTSFVGVAELGMIAGGGILLCAAAELLVLPALLAVVDRSRLGRSIPQPVPVHAWLAPLVRHRRFVAFAGLAGTLALVGGLPELEYDHNLLNLQADGLESVAVEKKLLAECDQSVWYALSIADSRDELLERKRLLTALPSVERVDEIASLLPVDEEVKRPLIERIRGRLAALPERPPEIPVDRLDALGETLAWAQAEATKRPGGLRTAWQLERSREQLRRLGPEDCYRLLAAFQQRSAGDLLSRLHALASVADPEPPRLEDLPPSLVERFVGSSGKHLLKIYGRGDIWRFESLEKFVKDVRSVDPRATGNPLQAYEASLEMKRSYEQAALYALIVILAVLWLDFRSISCAALAALPLAIGMAQTLGLMGLLGIDLNPANLIGIPLILGIAVDYGVHIVHDALERPGPYRISASTANAVLVDALTTILGFGALMVADHKGLESLGRVLTLGVTACTVTSLVFLPILLSFVRPGASGKAASASTPDVDEGGASRSVRRAA